A single genomic interval of Shewanella psychropiezotolerans harbors:
- the amrB gene encoding AmmeMemoRadiSam system protein B, giving the protein MLSSIRPPAVAGLFYPADPIVLSAELSSYMSHASLHKIQHSTPKMIPKAIIVPHAGYIYSGLVAAHGFSCISAITDKIKRVVLLGPAHTLYLQGCAIPESTHFSTPLGNLPIDSSGAEKLAAYDAVTISNIPHKNEHSLEVELPFLQHCLDEFTLLPILVGDIAPELMAELLELVWGGDETLIVVSSDLSHFHPYDEAKQLDRETCQKILANNSDISSEQACGGRSLNALSLQIMRHNLNITQLSYQNSGDCATSDASDKSRVVGYASFAIS; this is encoded by the coding sequence ATGCTAAGTTCTATCCGCCCTCCCGCCGTCGCAGGACTGTTTTATCCGGCAGATCCTATTGTGCTATCCGCTGAGCTATCCAGCTATATGAGTCACGCGTCACTTCATAAAATTCAACATTCGACACCTAAAATGATACCTAAGGCGATAATCGTGCCCCATGCGGGTTATATCTATTCAGGGCTCGTGGCAGCCCATGGTTTCTCCTGCATTAGTGCCATCACAGACAAAATTAAGCGTGTGGTTTTACTCGGTCCCGCCCATACCCTTTATCTGCAAGGCTGCGCCATCCCCGAAAGCACCCATTTCTCCACGCCTCTGGGCAACTTGCCCATAGACAGTTCTGGCGCTGAAAAATTGGCTGCATATGATGCCGTGACTATCTCCAATATCCCGCATAAAAATGAACACAGTCTGGAGGTCGAGCTACCCTTCCTACAGCATTGCCTGGATGAATTTACACTCCTCCCCATCCTAGTAGGTGACATAGCCCCTGAACTGATGGCCGAACTATTGGAATTAGTCTGGGGTGGAGACGAAACCTTAATTGTCGTCAGCTCAGATCTAAGCCACTTTCATCCCTATGATGAAGCTAAGCAATTAGACCGGGAAACCTGCCAGAAAATCCTAGCCAATAACAGTGACATATCTTCCGAGCAAGCCTGCGGAGGCCGTTCACTTAATGCGCTTTCTCTCCAGATTATGCGTCATAACCTCAACATAACTCAGCTGAGTTATCAAAACTCGGGTGACTGTGCGACAAGCGATGCGAGTGATAAGAGTCGGGTGGTCGGCTATGCCAGCTTTGCCATCAGTTAA
- a CDS encoding valine--tRNA ligase — protein sequence MEKTYNPQSIEQSLYQSWEEKGYFKPHGDESKGNYCIMIPPPNVTGSLHMGHAFQDTIMDTLTRYQRMKGKNTLWQVGTDHAGIATQMLVERKLAAEEGKTRHDLGRDKFIDKIWDWKKESGGTITKQLRRLGASVDWDRERFTMDEGMSEAVQEVFVRLYEDDLIYRGKRLVNWDPALHTAISDLEVENKEKQGSMWHFRYPLADGALTADGKDYLEVATTRPETMLGDSAVAVHPDDERYASLIGKFILLPIVNRLIPIVADDYVDIEFGTGCVKITPAHDFNDYEVGKRHNLPMYNILTFDAAIRSSAEVVNTDGTSNTELDNSLPERYAGLDRFKARTAIIAEFDTLGLLGKIDPHGLKVPYGDRSGVVIEPLLTDQWYVSVAPMAKTAMEAVDNGDIKFVPQQYENMYNSWMRDINDWCISRQLWWGHRIPAWYDEAGKVYVGRDEAEVRAKHKLDDSVVLRQDNDVLDTWFSSALWTFSTLGWPKNTEELKAFHPTDVLVTGFDIIFFWVARMIMMTMHFIKDENGKPQVPFKTVYVTGLIRDEVGNKMSKSKGNVLDPLDMIDGIDLESLVTKRTANLMQPKLAAKIEKSTRKEFADGIEAHGTDALRFTLASMASTGRDISWDMKRLDGYRSFCNKIWNASRYVLMNTEVQSEDQDSNVAGEPLDCGQILTDGKPGEMELSLADRWIIGLFNQTVKAYDEHMESYRFDLAANTIYEFTWNQFCDWYLELTKPVMQTGTEAQKRGTRHTLVTVLEAMQRLMHPIMPYITETIWKRVQPLAGVTGDTLMLAQFPEYQANKVDAQAMEDLEWVKQVITAVRNIRAELNIAPSKPLNALLRGVSEQDKARLEENQTFFKTLAKLESMTILSDDETAPMSTTQLIGDMELLIPMAGLIDVAKEVARIDKLLEKAAGEFKRIEGKLSNQGFVAKAPAVVIEKERAKQVGYQRDIEKLTEQKAELAKLEG from the coding sequence ATGGAAAAAACATATAACCCGCAGTCTATAGAACAGTCTCTTTACCAAAGCTGGGAAGAGAAAGGTTACTTCAAGCCACATGGCGACGAGTCCAAAGGCAACTATTGCATCATGATCCCGCCACCAAATGTGACGGGTAGTCTGCATATGGGTCACGCCTTCCAAGATACCATTATGGATACTCTGACTCGTTATCAGCGTATGAAGGGTAAAAACACCCTTTGGCAGGTAGGTACAGATCATGCGGGTATTGCGACTCAGATGCTGGTTGAGCGTAAATTGGCAGCCGAAGAAGGCAAGACACGTCACGATCTTGGCCGCGATAAGTTTATCGACAAGATCTGGGACTGGAAGAAAGAGTCCGGTGGTACCATCACTAAGCAGCTACGTCGCCTCGGCGCTTCAGTGGATTGGGATCGCGAGCGTTTCACCATGGACGAAGGCATGTCTGAAGCGGTACAAGAGGTCTTTGTCCGTCTTTATGAAGATGACCTCATCTACCGTGGTAAGCGCCTGGTTAACTGGGATCCGGCTCTTCACACGGCGATCTCAGATCTCGAAGTAGAGAATAAAGAGAAACAAGGCAGCATGTGGCATTTCCGCTACCCGCTGGCCGATGGCGCATTGACTGCCGATGGCAAAGACTATTTAGAAGTGGCGACGACTCGTCCCGAAACCATGCTAGGTGATAGCGCGGTTGCGGTTCATCCCGATGATGAGCGTTATGCATCCTTGATCGGCAAGTTTATCCTGCTGCCAATCGTTAACCGTCTTATTCCTATCGTTGCCGATGATTATGTCGACATCGAATTCGGTACAGGTTGTGTGAAGATAACTCCAGCTCACGACTTTAACGATTACGAAGTCGGTAAGCGTCATAACCTACCTATGTACAACATCTTAACTTTCGATGCGGCTATCCGTAGCTCAGCCGAAGTGGTTAACACAGATGGCACCAGCAATACCGAATTAGATAACAGCCTGCCCGAGCGTTATGCAGGTCTGGATCGTTTCAAGGCACGAACTGCCATCATCGCAGAATTCGACACCCTTGGACTACTGGGTAAGATAGATCCGCACGGACTGAAAGTGCCTTATGGCGATCGCTCCGGCGTAGTTATCGAGCCACTACTTACCGATCAATGGTATGTCTCTGTTGCCCCTATGGCGAAAACTGCCATGGAAGCGGTCGATAATGGCGACATCAAGTTCGTGCCGCAGCAGTACGAGAACATGTACAACTCTTGGATGCGCGATATTAACGATTGGTGTATCTCACGCCAACTTTGGTGGGGACACAGAATCCCGGCCTGGTACGACGAAGCGGGTAAGGTCTATGTTGGCCGCGACGAAGCCGAAGTACGTGCTAAGCATAAGCTTGACGACTCGGTCGTGTTACGCCAAGACAACGATGTACTCGATACCTGGTTTAGCTCGGCACTTTGGACCTTCTCGACCCTTGGCTGGCCGAAGAACACCGAAGAGCTTAAAGCTTTCCACCCAACCGATGTATTAGTCACTGGCTTCGACATCATCTTCTTCTGGGTTGCCCGCATGATCATGATGACCATGCACTTCATCAAAGATGAAAACGGCAAGCCACAGGTTCCCTTTAAGACCGTTTACGTGACCGGACTCATTCGTGACGAAGTCGGTAATAAGATGTCTAAGTCTAAGGGCAACGTACTTGACCCGTTAGATATGATCGACGGTATCGACCTCGAGTCACTGGTGACCAAGCGTACCGCTAACTTGATGCAGCCAAAACTTGCTGCAAAAATCGAGAAGAGCACACGTAAAGAATTTGCCGATGGCATTGAAGCACACGGTACCGACGCCCTGCGTTTCACTCTAGCATCTATGGCATCCACAGGCCGTGATATCAGCTGGGACATGAAACGTCTCGACGGTTACCGCAGCTTCTGTAACAAGATTTGGAACGCCTCACGCTATGTGTTAATGAACACAGAAGTGCAGTCAGAAGATCAAGACAGCAATGTCGCAGGCGAGCCATTAGATTGCGGTCAGATTCTAACTGACGGCAAGCCAGGCGAAATGGAACTTTCTCTTGCAGATCGCTGGATCATAGGCCTGTTTAACCAGACAGTTAAAGCCTATGACGAGCACATGGAGAGCTATCGTTTCGACCTTGCGGCAAATACCATCTATGAGTTCACCTGGAACCAGTTCTGTGACTGGTACTTAGAGCTAACTAAGCCTGTGATGCAGACTGGCACCGAAGCTCAAAAGCGTGGCACTCGCCATACTCTAGTGACAGTGCTAGAGGCGATGCAACGTCTGATGCATCCTATAATGCCTTATATCACAGAGACTATCTGGAAGCGCGTACAGCCTCTGGCTGGCGTTACCGGCGATACTCTGATGTTGGCGCAGTTCCCTGAATATCAAGCCAATAAAGTTGATGCTCAGGCGATGGAAGACCTCGAGTGGGTTAAGCAGGTCATCACTGCGGTACGTAACATCCGCGCCGAGCTGAACATTGCCCCGTCTAAGCCGCTTAACGCCCTATTACGCGGTGTTAGCGAGCAAGATAAGGCTCGTCTGGAAGAGAACCAAACCTTCTTCAAGACCTTGGCTAAGCTTGAGTCTATGACTATCCTCAGCGACGACGAGACTGCACCTATGTCTACCACTCAGTTGATTGGTGATATGGAGCTGCTTATCCCTATGGCGGGTCTTATCGATGTAGCTAAAGAAGTCGCGCGTATCGACAAGCTGCTCGAGAAGGCTGCCGGTGAGTTTAAGCGCATCGAAGGTAAGCTCTCTAACCAAGGTTTCGTGGCTAAAGCCCCTGCAGTCGTGATTGAGAAAGAACGTGCTAAGCAAGTCGGATATCAACGTGATATCGAAAAGCTAACCGAGCAGAAAGCAGAGTTGGCTAAGCTAGAAGGTTAA
- the amrA gene encoding AmmeMemoRadiSam system protein A produces MPALPSVNLTEPEKRQLLALARSTLVDSFGSDPAAKLPLTSHHKLPTSHSKLPDEAVIELKLGCFVTLTLDGELKGCMGCIEGERTLANSIPDLATSSAFYDSRFSPLRQPQLSRVSIEISLLSPLTPLNVRSQAQLEEYLAQDHYGVVLKEDGLRAVFLPQVWEHFSGPKTFIDALKVKGGWPENYWSDKIEVELFKVIHFSENR; encoded by the coding sequence ATGCCAGCTTTGCCATCAGTTAACCTCACCGAACCCGAGAAACGTCAGTTGTTAGCACTGGCGCGTAGCACCTTAGTCGATTCATTTGGCTCAGACCCAGCAGCCAAGCTCCCTCTAACTTCACACCATAAACTCCCCACTTCACACAGTAAACTCCCCGATGAAGCAGTTATCGAGTTAAAGCTAGGCTGTTTCGTTACCCTGACACTCGATGGTGAATTAAAAGGCTGTATGGGCTGCATAGAAGGTGAGCGAACTCTGGCTAACAGCATCCCGGATCTTGCCACCAGCAGTGCCTTCTACGATAGTCGCTTCTCACCTCTGCGGCAGCCTCAGTTAAGTCGAGTCTCGATAGAGATATCTCTGCTCTCACCTCTTACCCCCTTAAACGTCAGAAGTCAGGCTCAGCTTGAGGAATACTTAGCTCAGGATCACTATGGTGTAGTGCTTAAAGAAGATGGATTAAGAGCCGTGTTTCTTCCTCAGGTCTGGGAGCACTTTTCTGGCCCCAAAACTTTTATCGATGCCCTGAAAGTGAAGGGTGGCTGGCCCGAAAATTATTGGTCAGACAAGATAGAAGTTGAGCTATTTAAGGTTATCCACTTCAGCGAAAACAGATAA
- the amrS gene encoding AmmeMemoRadiSam system radical SAM enzyme — translation MSKSSTNTGETNAVEASTVDTKYWHQLDDGRVQCDLCPRHCQLREGKRGVCFVRQNIDNEIKLTSYGRSSGFCIDPIEKKPLNHFYPGSSVLSFGTAGCNLCCKFCQNWDISKSREFDTLGSKASPESLAATAKRMGCRSIAFTYNDPVIFLEYAIDVAQACHEQGINSVAVTAGYICPEPRVEFYRYMDAANVDLKGFTQDFYHKICSGNLSDVLDTLLYLKHETQVWFEITTLLIPDENDSVKELEQQTKWIADNLGYDVPLHFSAFHPDFHMLDKPRTPASTLMRAREIALAQGLNYVYTGNIHDTDGGSSYCPSCHKLVINRDWYELGEYHLNHSGKCQYCGTQIPGRFDGPCEHFGRNRIPISIG, via the coding sequence ATGTCTAAATCGAGTACAAATACAGGTGAAACTAATGCGGTAGAAGCGAGTACGGTAGACACTAAGTACTGGCACCAACTGGACGACGGTAGGGTGCAATGCGATTTATGTCCCAGACATTGTCAGCTGCGTGAGGGCAAGCGTGGGGTCTGTTTCGTGCGCCAGAATATAGATAATGAGATAAAGCTTACTAGCTATGGTCGCTCCAGTGGCTTCTGTATCGATCCCATCGAGAAGAAACCTCTGAATCATTTTTATCCCGGTAGCTCTGTACTTTCCTTTGGCACCGCAGGCTGCAATCTTTGCTGTAAGTTCTGTCAGAATTGGGACATCAGTAAGTCACGTGAGTTCGATACTTTAGGCTCGAAAGCCAGTCCGGAATCATTGGCGGCAACGGCCAAGCGCATGGGCTGCAGGAGCATCGCCTTCACCTATAACGATCCGGTTATCTTCCTCGAATATGCCATTGATGTGGCTCAGGCCTGTCATGAGCAGGGGATCAACTCGGTGGCCGTTACAGCAGGCTATATCTGCCCCGAGCCCAGGGTCGAGTTTTATCGCTATATGGACGCCGCCAATGTGGATCTAAAAGGTTTTACTCAAGACTTTTATCACAAAATTTGCAGCGGAAATCTCAGCGATGTGCTCGATACCTTGCTCTACCTTAAGCATGAGACTCAAGTCTGGTTTGAGATAACCACACTCTTGATCCCCGATGAAAACGACTCAGTCAAAGAGCTGGAGCAACAAACCAAATGGATAGCCGATAATTTAGGTTATGATGTTCCACTGCATTTCAGCGCCTTTCATCCCGACTTTCATATGTTAGACAAGCCCAGAACGCCAGCATCGACACTGATGCGGGCCAGAGAAATTGCCCTGGCTCAGGGGCTCAACTATGTCTATACCGGTAATATTCATGACACAGATGGAGGCAGCAGTTACTGCCCGTCATGTCATAAACTAGTCATCAATCGCGACTGGTATGAGTTAGGCGAATATCATCTAAATCATAGCGGCAAGTGCCAATATTGCGGTACACAAATACCGGGACGTTTCGATGGGCCCTGTGAGCATTTTGGCAGAAATAGGATCCCGATTTCGATAGGATAA
- a CDS encoding methyl-accepting chemotaxis protein: MSHYFNNMPLARKLSLVLSIVGLVPAIIIASIALFNSSQALSNDKSSALTAVAELKTSIISQYFTTAQSQLENLSRSGMARNALSGFSKGYHSYLDEHRVVDTSTLKQYYRNEFGAKYLADTRDQIDDTALVSSLSDVAIALQTSYISLNPYPLGEKDKLIDNGDSTLYDRTHNQYHQDFSSYVSEFGYYDIFLIDAKSHEVVYSVYKELDYATSLEYGPYKTSGLSEAYHEAVRKRESIFIDYAPYTPSYEAAASFIASPIFEGEHLLGVLIFQLPLDQVSQVMSSTFGLGETGESYLVGSDKKMRSDSFFDPKYSVKESFNSRSNISVSTPQVTNALNNESGFIESQNYSGHRVVAAYAPLIVMGSRWALVVEQSKGEAYAAISSLRLLFIVMMLGLLILTVLIAIKFGRSIASPIQDLSAFILDLKSQWRFSMRTKVNSTDETGQAAKALNEMLSSLDSALQDINGTVEELAKGNFKHRVKTDMTGDLDDLKCTINDSATAITESIDDIGRVMKAIEVGDFTQRVEVNAQGQLLELKTTVNTTAQSTAMFIEDAVDVMQGVEAGDYSVRVSVNAKGELDTFKQVINQNIQNTELVINDIGQVMQAIQQGDFTQYVNVPAQGQLHTLKLTINQTAEGMASFIKDATSVMQQLEAGNYSVRVDVDVAGELATFKQAINQNIENTELVIDDIGAVMHSIQQGDFSQVVQVSALGQLNILKMTVNETAESMASFIKDATSVMQRLEGGDYSVRVLVNTAGELTTFKKAINQNIMNTQTVISEIGSVMQQIQQGVYGKQVECDAKGQLAQIKDSVNAASKITDDIVREIIQVMESLAQGDFSHRVSVDAKGDLAKLKQSINLAASGTNDVINNIIQVMKKVAEGEFDEQVTVDAKGQLLDLKLGVNAAANSCDQVVKAISQVMESLAHGRLDQRVTIQTFGDFNQLSGAVNQTCEAIEATLNESKEVMEAVAQGNLSESFSMAVEGEYAALKLSINRTVDNLVAMIDEIRIAANVVNHKTQEASDETFGLNQQIDEQVASVESIASAMSQMQASISNTLDKAHQSANMSLQAHKYAIEGERVVDNVILAMNGISQSSGKMSNIIGVIDEIAFQTNLLALNAAVEAARAGEQGRGFAVVAAEVRVLAQRSANAAKEISHLINDSVEKVNTGAELVTESGLLLKEITVSSEGVKNNVDEVTLAMKEQQSQVVYISEAMENVDSTIQQSAAMLENLNQNVGDVKQQAMSLLNLIQKFQTQSPGMLKAV; the protein is encoded by the coding sequence ATGAGCCATTATTTTAATAATATGCCACTTGCGAGAAAGTTAAGCTTAGTTCTCTCTATTGTCGGACTCGTTCCCGCGATTATTATCGCTTCGATCGCACTTTTTAATAGTTCTCAGGCCCTATCAAATGATAAATCCTCGGCGCTAACTGCGGTGGCTGAGTTGAAGACGAGTATTATTAGTCAATATTTCACTACCGCTCAGTCACAATTAGAAAACCTGAGTCGTAGCGGCATGGCTCGCAATGCGCTCAGTGGTTTCTCTAAAGGCTATCATAGCTACCTGGATGAGCATCGAGTGGTCGATACCAGTACATTAAAGCAGTATTATCGGAACGAGTTTGGTGCGAAATACTTAGCTGATACCAGAGACCAAATTGATGATACAGCCTTAGTATCATCGCTTTCAGATGTAGCTATAGCATTGCAAACTAGCTATATAAGTTTGAACCCTTATCCTCTGGGGGAAAAAGACAAATTGATTGATAACGGTGACTCTACCCTCTATGACCGTACTCATAATCAGTATCATCAAGATTTCAGCAGTTATGTTTCTGAGTTTGGTTATTACGATATTTTTCTTATCGATGCCAAGAGTCATGAGGTGGTCTACTCTGTCTACAAGGAGTTGGACTACGCGACGAGCCTAGAGTATGGTCCCTATAAAACAAGCGGTTTATCTGAGGCTTACCACGAAGCTGTGCGTAAGAGAGAGTCGATATTTATCGATTATGCTCCCTATACGCCATCCTACGAAGCCGCTGCCAGTTTTATTGCCAGTCCTATTTTTGAAGGTGAGCATCTTTTAGGTGTATTGATTTTCCAGCTGCCCCTAGATCAGGTCTCTCAGGTGATGAGTTCGACTTTTGGGCTAGGTGAAACGGGTGAGTCTTATCTGGTGGGCAGTGATAAGAAGATGCGCTCCGATAGCTTCTTCGATCCTAAATATTCAGTTAAAGAGTCTTTTAATTCCCGCAGTAATATTTCAGTCAGTACTCCTCAAGTTACTAACGCCTTGAACAATGAGTCTGGTTTTATTGAGAGCCAAAATTATTCGGGGCATCGAGTCGTTGCGGCTTATGCTCCCTTAATTGTGATGGGGAGCCGATGGGCTTTGGTGGTGGAGCAAAGCAAAGGTGAAGCTTATGCCGCCATCTCCTCTCTGAGATTGTTATTTATCGTGATGATGCTGGGGTTACTGATACTGACTGTGTTAATTGCCATAAAATTCGGCCGCTCCATCGCATCACCCATACAGGACTTGTCTGCTTTTATCCTTGATTTAAAGTCTCAGTGGCGATTCTCAATGCGCACTAAGGTCAATAGTACAGATGAAACCGGCCAGGCGGCCAAAGCGCTTAATGAGATGCTTAGTTCCCTCGATTCGGCCTTGCAGGACATCAATGGCACAGTCGAAGAGTTAGCAAAGGGTAATTTCAAACATAGGGTCAAGACTGATATGACGGGAGATCTCGATGATCTTAAGTGCACAATCAATGATTCGGCCACAGCGATTACTGAGTCTATTGACGATATCGGTCGAGTGATGAAGGCGATAGAGGTCGGAGACTTTACCCAAAGAGTAGAAGTGAATGCTCAAGGACAGTTACTCGAGCTTAAAACTACGGTCAATACTACAGCTCAGAGTACCGCCATGTTTATTGAGGATGCCGTTGACGTGATGCAAGGCGTTGAGGCTGGGGATTATAGTGTCAGAGTCTCTGTTAATGCCAAGGGTGAGTTAGATACTTTTAAACAAGTGATCAACCAGAACATCCAAAATACCGAACTGGTCATTAATGATATTGGTCAAGTGATGCAGGCTATTCAGCAGGGAGATTTTACTCAATATGTCAATGTGCCTGCACAAGGGCAATTACACACCTTAAAACTAACCATTAATCAGACAGCGGAGGGGATGGCTAGCTTTATTAAAGATGCGACATCTGTGATGCAGCAACTGGAGGCTGGTAATTATAGTGTCAGAGTTGATGTTGATGTTGCTGGAGAGCTGGCAACCTTCAAGCAAGCAATCAATCAAAATATTGAAAATACCGAGTTGGTTATCGATGACATTGGTGCTGTGATGCACTCAATTCAACAAGGAGACTTCTCTCAAGTGGTGCAAGTGTCTGCACTGGGACAACTAAATATCTTGAAAATGACGGTCAATGAGACTGCAGAGTCAATGGCATCATTTATCAAGGATGCGACCAGTGTCATGCAGAGACTAGAAGGCGGAGACTATAGTGTCAGAGTCTTGGTTAACACGGCTGGTGAACTGACTACTTTCAAAAAGGCCATCAACCAAAACATCATGAATACTCAAACTGTGATATCTGAGATCGGTTCCGTGATGCAGCAAATTCAGCAAGGTGTCTATGGCAAGCAAGTAGAGTGTGATGCTAAGGGGCAACTTGCTCAGATAAAAGACAGCGTCAATGCGGCCTCTAAGATCACAGATGATATTGTTCGTGAAATTATTCAAGTGATGGAATCACTCGCCCAAGGGGATTTTAGTCATCGGGTCTCTGTTGATGCTAAAGGTGACTTAGCTAAGCTCAAACAGAGTATTAATCTGGCAGCATCAGGCACTAACGATGTGATTAATAATATTATTCAGGTGATGAAGAAAGTAGCCGAAGGTGAGTTTGACGAGCAAGTGACAGTCGATGCCAAGGGACAGCTATTAGATCTAAAATTGGGGGTTAATGCGGCGGCAAACTCATGCGACCAGGTAGTGAAGGCAATCTCTCAAGTCATGGAGTCATTAGCACATGGTCGGCTTGATCAAAGGGTTACCATTCAAACCTTTGGTGATTTCAATCAACTCTCTGGTGCTGTTAATCAGACCTGCGAAGCAATAGAAGCCACACTCAATGAGTCGAAAGAGGTAATGGAAGCAGTTGCGCAAGGTAACTTATCCGAATCCTTTAGCATGGCAGTAGAGGGCGAATATGCTGCTTTGAAGCTGAGTATCAACCGGACTGTCGATAATCTTGTTGCTATGATCGATGAGATCCGCATCGCAGCTAATGTGGTCAATCACAAGACTCAGGAAGCTTCAGATGAGACATTCGGCCTGAATCAACAAATAGACGAGCAAGTTGCCAGCGTGGAGAGCATCGCCAGTGCCATGTCTCAGATGCAGGCATCCATTAGTAACACCTTAGATAAGGCTCATCAGTCGGCAAACATGTCCTTGCAAGCCCATAAATACGCCATCGAAGGTGAACGTGTGGTCGATAACGTGATTTTGGCGATGAATGGGATCTCTCAGTCCAGCGGTAAGATGTCAAACATCATAGGTGTTATCGATGAGATTGCATTTCAGACTAACTTACTCGCGCTCAATGCAGCGGTCGAGGCAGCTAGAGCTGGAGAGCAAGGCAGAGGTTTCGCCGTTGTCGCCGCAGAAGTCAGAGTTCTGGCCCAGCGCAGTGCTAACGCTGCCAAAGAGATATCTCATCTCATCAATGACTCAGTAGAAAAGGTCAATACCGGCGCCGAACTGGTGACTGAATCAGGACTGCTTCTTAAAGAGATTACGGTCTCGAGTGAAGGGGTGAAAAATAATGTCGATGAAGTGACATTAGCAATGAAAGAGCAGCAGAGTCAGGTGGTATATATTTCTGAGGCGATGGAAAATGTCGACAGTACAATCCAGCAGAGCGCGGCTATGTTAGAGAACTTGAATCAGAATGTAGGAGATGTCAAACAGCAAGCTATGAGTCTGCTCAATTTGATTCAGAAATTTCAGACTCAGTCTCCAGGAATGTTAAAGGCAGTTTAA
- a CDS encoding GNAT family N-acetyltransferase, producing the protein MILDKTRRMTKEIRLIQESELSLFFDYLSEQIAENGQGDIPLFQPMSRELSAMSEQMKQRFSDGITRTFGDETWRKLWIATDAQDRICGHIDLRPLVEPHTAHRALLGMGVHSDARRTGVGKQLIKTVEQWAKTETDLQWIDLWVMSNNLPAISLYNKTGFIKNGEIEDMFRIDGSSYSYTNMSLKL; encoded by the coding sequence GTGATACTTGATAAGACACGAAGAATGACCAAAGAGATAAGACTCATACAAGAGAGTGAGTTGAGTCTATTTTTTGACTATCTAAGTGAGCAGATTGCGGAAAATGGCCAAGGTGATATTCCTCTGTTTCAGCCAATGTCACGTGAACTTTCTGCTATGTCTGAGCAGATGAAACAGAGGTTCTCAGATGGGATAACACGTACTTTCGGCGATGAAACCTGGAGGAAACTTTGGATAGCAACCGATGCGCAAGATCGGATCTGCGGCCATATCGATCTCAGACCCCTAGTTGAGCCTCACACAGCTCATAGAGCCCTGTTGGGCATGGGCGTCCATAGCGATGCCAGACGAACAGGCGTAGGTAAACAATTGATTAAAACCGTAGAGCAATGGGCTAAAACAGAAACGGATCTGCAATGGATTGACCTCTGGGTCATGTCTAACAATTTGCCAGCTATTTCGCTCTATAACAAAACCGGTTTCATCAAGAATGGTGAAATTGAGGATATGTTTAGGATAGATGGCAGTTCCTATTCATATACCAATATGAGTCTAAAACTATAA